One part of the Terriglobia bacterium genome encodes these proteins:
- the gltB gene encoding glutamate synthase large subunit, whose protein sequence is MNRPAPSGLPPAQGLYDPRHEHDACGIGFVASIKGVRTHEIVRKGIEVLVNLTHRGACGCDPETGDGAGVLIQIPHKFFVRECRRLNIQLPEPGQYGVGMIFLPVERHDRLRCEGILERIAREEGLTVLGWRDTPVDGSVIGRVARVSQPYIQQIFFGAASGMDEAALERRLYIVRKRAESEVAASDIDSKEFFYVPSLSARTIVYKGLLLAPQIDRFYKELSDPDVLSALCLVHQRFSTNTFPTWHLAHPYRYIAHNGEINTLRGNVNWMHARQSVLASPLFGDDIKKLFPVIAPGGSDSANLDNAVELLLQAGRSLPHVMAMLVPEAWDGNPHINPRKRAFYEYHASIMEPWDGPAAVAFTDGRMIGATLDRNGLRPGRYIVTDDDLVIMASEVGVLPVEPKSIKRKGRLQPGKMFLVDTVEGRIVDDKEIKERLATRHPYAEWLQQNLIHIDQLPEPIRVQGPDHDTILQRQRAFGYTDEDVKAILTPMAVNGEEPTGSMGTDTPLACLSDKPQPLFHYFRQLFAQVTNPPIDSIREQMVMSLISYIGSESNILDEKPESCHTLKLSAPILSNRDLEKLRRVSRGDLLATTLPMLFRVEEDGKGLERAVEGLCRRASLAVKAGYTLLILSDRGVDEEYAPIPSLLGLTAVHNLLVREETRTQVALIIESGEPREVMHFALLLGYGASAVNPYLAVESIEDLARRGYLPDSVSAEQAVKNFTKAINKGLLKTFSKMGISTLQSYQGAQVFEAIGLNRDIVERYFTGTPSRINGIGLDVLSREAAMKHEHAFRPITDSEPELTIGGNYAYRAGGEYHLINPTTVSKLQHAVRSGNYQTFREFTDAIDDQSRNLCTLRGLMQFKKSSKPVPLEEVEPTAEIVKRFTTGAMSFGSISKEAHETLAIAMNRIGAKSNTGEGGEDEGRFPRDPGGDWRRSAIKQVASARFGVTTNYLVNADELQIKMAQGAKPGEGGQLPGHKVDDIVARLRCSIPGVALISPPPHHDIYSIEDLAQLIYDLKNVNPQARIAVKLVAEVGVGTVAAGVSKAHADVVLISGDSGGTGASPMSSMKHAGAPWELGLAETQQVLVMNDLRGRIRVQTDGKLQTGRDVAIAALLGAEEFGFATAPLVAMGCIMMRKCHLNTCSVGIATQDPRLRKQFKGQPEHVIQYFFFVAEQVRELMSTLGFRTMEEMIGRVDMLEMKPAVNHWKARGLDYSAILHNPEVPARVARRCLQKQDHGLQQALDYQLIESARDALDSRAPVEISLPIRNVHRTVGAMLSGEIARRYGSDGLPDDTIQCRFTGSAGQSFGAFLAKGVTLTLEGDANDYVGKGLSGGRIVIYPPRDSQFVPEENILVGNVVLYGATGGEAFFNGMAGERFAVRNSGATAVVEGVGDHGCEYMTKGLVVVLGKCGRNFAAGMNGGIAYVLDEKGDFAGRRCNLAGVDLEPVLDPDDARLLRAVIAKHCHATGSRKAKEVLANFAELLPRFIKVFPHEYKRVLGIARTEHPYVPAPVAMPATIGQVQHG, encoded by the coding sequence ATGAACCGACCAGCACCATCCGGTTTGCCGCCGGCGCAAGGACTTTACGATCCGCGCCACGAGCACGATGCCTGCGGCATCGGCTTCGTCGCCAGCATCAAGGGCGTGCGCACCCACGAGATCGTGCGCAAGGGCATCGAGGTTCTGGTCAACCTCACCCATCGCGGCGCCTGCGGTTGCGATCCCGAAACCGGTGACGGCGCCGGCGTCCTCATCCAGATCCCGCACAAGTTTTTCGTTCGCGAATGTCGCCGCCTGAACATCCAGCTCCCCGAGCCCGGCCAGTACGGCGTCGGCATGATCTTCCTCCCCGTCGAGCGCCACGATCGCCTGCGCTGCGAAGGCATCCTGGAGCGCATTGCGCGCGAGGAAGGCCTCACCGTGCTCGGCTGGCGCGATACGCCGGTGGATGGCAGCGTCATCGGCCGCGTCGCCCGCGTCTCCCAGCCTTATATCCAGCAGATTTTTTTCGGCGCCGCCAGCGGCATGGACGAAGCCGCGCTCGAACGCCGTCTTTACATCGTGCGCAAGCGCGCCGAGAGCGAAGTCGCCGCCTCCGACATCGATTCGAAAGAATTCTTCTACGTCCCCTCGCTATCGGCGCGCACCATCGTTTACAAGGGCCTGTTGCTGGCCCCGCAGATTGATCGCTTTTACAAGGAGCTTTCCGATCCCGACGTGCTCAGCGCGCTCTGCCTGGTGCACCAGCGTTTCTCCACCAATACTTTTCCCACCTGGCATCTGGCGCACCCCTACCGCTACATCGCGCACAACGGCGAGATCAACACCCTGCGCGGCAACGTCAACTGGATGCACGCGCGCCAATCGGTGCTGGCATCGCCGCTGTTCGGCGACGACATCAAGAAGCTGTTCCCCGTCATTGCGCCCGGGGGCAGCGACTCCGCCAATCTCGACAACGCGGTTGAGCTTCTGCTCCAGGCCGGGCGCTCGTTGCCGCACGTCATGGCCATGCTCGTGCCCGAAGCGTGGGACGGCAACCCGCACATCAATCCCAGGAAGCGCGCGTTTTACGAGTACCACGCCTCCATCATGGAGCCCTGGGATGGCCCCGCCGCCGTTGCCTTCACCGACGGACGCATGATCGGCGCCACCCTCGATCGCAATGGCCTTCGTCCCGGCCGTTACATTGTCACCGACGATGACCTCGTCATCATGGCCTCGGAAGTGGGCGTGTTGCCCGTCGAGCCGAAGTCCATCAAGCGCAAGGGCCGCCTGCAGCCCGGCAAGATGTTTCTGGTGGACACCGTCGAAGGCCGCATCGTTGACGACAAGGAGATCAAGGAGCGCCTCGCCACTCGCCATCCCTACGCCGAGTGGTTGCAGCAGAACCTGATCCACATCGATCAGCTTCCCGAGCCCATCCGGGTGCAGGGTCCCGACCACGACACCATCCTGCAGCGGCAGCGCGCCTTCGGCTACACCGACGAAGACGTCAAGGCGATTCTCACGCCCATGGCCGTAAACGGCGAGGAGCCCACCGGCTCCATGGGCACCGACACGCCGCTGGCCTGTCTTTCCGACAAGCCGCAGCCGCTCTTCCATTATTTCCGCCAACTGTTCGCGCAGGTCACCAACCCGCCCATCGATTCCATCCGCGAGCAGATGGTCATGTCGCTCATCAGCTACATCGGCAGCGAGAGCAACATCCTCGACGAAAAGCCGGAGAGCTGCCACACCCTGAAGCTGAGCGCGCCCATTCTCTCCAACCGCGACCTGGAAAAACTGCGGCGCGTCTCGCGCGGTGACCTGCTGGCCACCACCCTGCCCATGCTGTTCCGCGTTGAGGAAGATGGCAAAGGTCTGGAGCGCGCGGTCGAGGGCCTCTGCCGGCGCGCCTCGCTGGCGGTGAAGGCCGGTTACACGCTGCTCATCCTCTCCGATCGCGGCGTGGACGAGGAGTACGCGCCCATTCCCAGCCTGCTGGGGCTTACCGCGGTTCACAACCTGCTCGTGCGTGAGGAAACGCGCACCCAGGTCGCGCTCATCATCGAATCCGGCGAGCCGCGCGAGGTCATGCACTTCGCGCTGCTGCTCGGCTACGGCGCCAGCGCGGTCAATCCCTATCTCGCCGTCGAAAGCATCGAAGACCTCGCCCGCCGCGGCTATCTCCCCGATTCCGTCAGCGCCGAACAAGCGGTGAAGAATTTCACCAAGGCGATCAACAAGGGCCTGCTGAAAACCTTCTCCAAGATGGGCATTTCCACCTTGCAGAGCTACCAGGGCGCGCAGGTCTTCGAAGCCATCGGGCTCAACCGCGACATTGTCGAGCGCTATTTCACCGGCACGCCCTCGCGCATCAACGGCATCGGCCTCGACGTGCTCTCTCGCGAAGCCGCCATGAAGCACGAGCATGCCTTCCGCCCCATCACCGATAGCGAGCCCGAACTCACCATCGGCGGCAACTACGCCTATCGTGCCGGCGGCGAGTATCACCTCATCAACCCGACCACCGTCAGCAAGCTGCAGCACGCCGTGCGCTCGGGCAATTACCAGACCTTCAGGGAATTCACCGACGCGATTGACGACCAGAGCCGCAACTTGTGCACCCTGCGCGGCCTGATGCAGTTCAAGAAATCCTCCAAGCCGGTGCCGCTTGAGGAAGTCGAGCCCACGGCCGAGATCGTGAAGCGCTTCACTACCGGCGCCATGTCCTTCGGCTCCATCAGCAAAGAGGCGCACGAGACGCTCGCCATTGCCATGAACCGCATCGGCGCCAAGTCCAACACCGGCGAAGGCGGCGAGGACGAAGGCCGCTTCCCACGTGATCCCGGCGGCGACTGGCGGCGCAGTGCCATCAAGCAGGTGGCGTCGGCGCGTTTCGGTGTCACCACCAACTACCTGGTGAATGCGGATGAGTTGCAGATCAAGATGGCCCAGGGCGCCAAGCCCGGTGAAGGCGGCCAACTGCCCGGGCACAAAGTGGACGACATCGTCGCCCGCCTGCGCTGCTCCATTCCCGGCGTCGCCCTCATCTCGCCGCCGCCGCATCACGACATCTACTCCATCGAAGATCTGGCGCAGTTGATCTATGACCTGAAAAACGTCAACCCGCAGGCGCGCATCGCGGTCAAGCTGGTCGCCGAAGTCGGCGTGGGCACCGTCGCCGCCGGCGTCTCCAAGGCGCATGCCGACGTCGTGCTCATCAGCGGCGACAGCGGCGGCACCGGCGCTTCTCCCATGAGTTCCATGAAGCACGCCGGCGCTCCCTGGGAACTGGGCCTCGCTGAAACCCAGCAGGTGCTGGTGATGAACGACCTCCGCGGGCGCATTCGCGTGCAGACCGACGGCAAGCTCCAGACCGGCCGCGACGTCGCCATCGCCGCCCTGCTTGGCGCCGAAGAATTCGGCTTCGCCACCGCCCCGCTGGTTGCCATGGGCTGCATCATGATGCGCAAGTGCCACCTCAACACCTGTTCGGTCGGCATCGCCACCCAGGACCCCCGGCTGCGCAAGCAGTTCAAGGGTCAGCCCGAACACGTCATCCAGTATTTCTTCTTCGTCGCCGAGCAGGTGCGCGAGCTCATGTCTACCCTCGGCTTCCGCACCATGGAGGAAATGATCGGCCGCGTCGACATGCTGGAGATGAAGCCCGCAGTGAACCACTGGAAGGCGCGCGGGCTGGACTATTCCGCCATTCTCCACAATCCGGAAGTTCCCGCTCGCGTGGCGCGCCGCTGCCTGCAGAAGCAGGACCACGGTTTGCAGCAGGCGCTCGATTATCAGCTCATCGAATCCGCCCGCGACGCGCTCGACAGCCGCGCGCCGGTCGAGATTTCCCTGCCCATCCGCAACGTGCATCGCACCGTCGGCGCCATGCTGAGCGGCGAAATCGCGCGCCGTTACGGTTCCGATGGCCTCCCCGACGACACCATCCAGTGCCGCTTCACCGGCTCCGCCGGGCAGAGCTTTGGCGCGTTTCTCGCCAAAGGCGTCACCCTCACTCTTGAAGGCGATGCCAACGATTACGTCGGCAAGGGCCTCTCCGGCGGCCGCATCGTCATTTATCCGCCGCGCGACTCGCAGTTTGTTCCCGAGGAAAACATCCTTGTCGGCAACGTCGTGCTCTACGGCGCCACCGGCGGCGAGGCTTTCTTCAACGGCATGGCAGGCGAGCGCTTCGCCGTCCGCAATTCCGGCGCTACGGCCGTCGTGGAAGGTGTCGGCGATCACGGCTGCGAGTACATGACCAAGGGCCTGGTCGTCGTCCTCGGTAAATGCGGACGCAATTTTGCCGCCGGCATGAACGGCGGTATCGCCTACGTGCTCGACGAGAAAGGCGATTTCGCCGGCCGCCGCTGCAATCTCGCCGGCGTTGACCTGGAGCCGGTGCTCGACCCCGACGACGCTCGCCTGTTGCGCGCCGTCATCGCCAAACATTGCCACGCTACCGGCAGTCGCAAGGCGAAGGAAGTCCTGGCAAATTTCGCCGAGCTCTTGCCGCGCTTCATCAAGGTTTTCCCGCACGAGTACAAGCGCGTGCTCGGCATCGCGCGCACCGAGCACCCCTACGTCCCCGCGCCAGTCGCCATGCCGGCCACGATCGGGCAGGTGCAGCATGGGTAA